From Microbacterium sp. YJN-G, a single genomic window includes:
- a CDS encoding glycosyltransferase family 2 protein yields MNDYTALVIAYRNHDLIAGVLERLSLQTLPPAEVLVVDNGGTLTDQALAAWPLRERTRLISRPDNPGYGAAVNEAMNGTHDAVLVLTHDAMFDPRLAEHLLESLAAASNRGAAAPVLHFADQPDRVFSAGGALTRGGRAWHRTDLAHKVSREVDWVDGAIVMYRRSALDAIGWLAEDYFLYFEDVDTAWRMRRAGFSTVIVPDAVAFQQPGAHPVYLGIRNMTMFARRAGIPTLAHVGAVSRRIVEESIVRMRRGRSPELRAALRGWRDGRRGRSGKPTT; encoded by the coding sequence ATCAACGACTACACCGCGCTCGTCATCGCCTATCGGAACCATGATCTGATCGCGGGGGTTCTCGAACGGCTTTCTTTGCAGACTCTTCCGCCTGCCGAGGTGCTCGTCGTCGACAACGGCGGCACACTGACCGATCAGGCATTGGCTGCTTGGCCACTGCGGGAGAGGACGCGTCTGATCTCTCGGCCTGACAACCCCGGTTACGGCGCGGCCGTGAATGAGGCCATGAATGGTACGCACGATGCGGTGCTCGTCCTCACCCATGACGCGATGTTCGATCCGCGTCTGGCGGAGCATCTGCTGGAGTCGCTGGCGGCCGCATCGAACCGCGGTGCGGCGGCGCCTGTCCTCCACTTCGCAGACCAGCCAGACCGTGTCTTCTCCGCGGGCGGCGCTCTCACTAGGGGCGGGCGAGCGTGGCACCGCACCGATCTCGCTCACAAGGTGAGCCGGGAGGTCGACTGGGTCGACGGAGCCATCGTGATGTACCGGCGATCGGCCTTGGACGCCATCGGATGGCTGGCGGAGGATTACTTCCTGTACTTCGAGGACGTGGACACCGCCTGGCGCATGCGTCGCGCCGGGTTCTCGACCGTCATCGTGCCGGACGCAGTGGCCTTCCAACAGCCCGGAGCGCATCCGGTCTATCTCGGTATCCGGAACATGACAATGTTCGCTCGAAGGGCCGGCATCCCGACTCTGGCGCACGTCGGTGCGGTGAGTCGCCGGATCGTGGAAGAGTCCATCGTCAGAATGCGGCGCGGACGATCGCCAGAACTGCGCGCGGCGCTACGTGGCTGGCGTGACGGCCGACGCGGACGCAGCGGAAAGCCGACGACATGA
- a CDS encoding glycosyltransferase — MTAEHLRSAAENSAPSRRIVSVSKYIPYPSITHAGGQYVGQHVSALARLADVELLAPETPLNRHALTQFRGEASVRLLRGVGPGGDGRFKTVFDVESAWRGSAVAWPYRRLFQTSRGPWPQLATADLIEFHWSEMIAVAPSVRNRLPGTPLVGVAHDVITQRWERASAAAGNKLAGLAYAAAARRSRSQEQSSFQALDAVLVFSDKDAALAREFAPKTRIEVVHPGLGPAEVLDRAVDIDEPVVLFTGALNRPDNESGMLWFLQRVWPDVIGAVPSARLVIAGANPRPALARAVERAPRAVLTGFVDSLEPWYARAAVFVAPLRTGAGVKFKTIDAMLRGAPVVATKVGAEGIDASSLFAGITDEPGEFARAVIAELRHPDARRTAEAQRWAEGVYGATAFEKRLHTLYAGLLPGR, encoded by the coding sequence ATGACCGCCGAGCACCTCCGAAGCGCTGCGGAGAACTCCGCTCCTTCTCGGCGGATCGTGAGCGTCTCGAAGTATATCCCGTACCCGTCCATCACCCACGCGGGGGGTCAGTACGTCGGCCAGCATGTCAGTGCACTCGCTCGCCTCGCGGACGTCGAGCTCCTCGCGCCCGAGACACCGCTCAACCGCCACGCATTGACGCAATTTCGCGGGGAAGCATCGGTGCGTCTGCTGCGGGGCGTGGGCCCGGGCGGGGATGGACGATTCAAGACTGTCTTCGACGTCGAGTCCGCTTGGCGGGGAAGCGCTGTGGCGTGGCCATATCGTCGCCTGTTTCAGACGTCGCGCGGGCCGTGGCCGCAGCTTGCCACTGCTGATCTCATCGAGTTCCACTGGTCTGAGATGATCGCGGTCGCCCCGAGTGTGCGGAATCGTCTACCTGGTACTCCTCTCGTCGGTGTGGCGCACGACGTGATCACCCAGCGCTGGGAGCGAGCCTCCGCGGCTGCGGGGAACAAGTTAGCCGGCTTGGCGTACGCCGCTGCCGCCCGGCGAAGTCGATCGCAGGAGCAGTCATCGTTCCAGGCTCTCGACGCAGTGTTGGTTTTCAGTGACAAGGATGCCGCGCTCGCACGCGAGTTCGCGCCGAAGACCCGGATAGAGGTCGTGCACCCGGGGCTGGGACCCGCTGAGGTACTCGACCGTGCCGTCGACATCGACGAGCCAGTGGTGCTGTTCACCGGTGCACTCAATCGTCCGGACAACGAATCCGGGATGCTGTGGTTCCTCCAGCGGGTGTGGCCTGACGTGATCGGGGCAGTGCCCAGTGCGCGGCTTGTGATCGCAGGCGCAAATCCCCGGCCCGCACTCGCCCGCGCGGTCGAGCGCGCTCCGCGGGCTGTGCTCACGGGATTCGTCGACTCTCTCGAACCGTGGTACGCGCGAGCGGCCGTCTTCGTCGCACCGCTGCGCACAGGAGCCGGCGTGAAGTTCAAGACGATCGATGCGATGCTGCGTGGAGCACCCGTCGTGGCGACGAAGGTCGGGGCCGAGGGCATCGATGCGTCATCATTGTTCGCCGGGATCACGGATGAGCCGGGCGAGTTCGCGCGGGCGGTGATCGCGGAACTGCGCCACCCAGATGCCAGACGCACAGCGGAAGCTCAGCGATGGGCCGAAGGAGTGTACGGAGCCACCGCGTTCGAGAAGAGGCTGCACACCCTGTACGCAGGGCTGCTTCCAGGTAGATGA
- a CDS encoding glycosyltransferase gives MTTKIVAVVPVFGAPDTLPQTIARLATQVDAVVLVDDGSHTVESMRFGDSVFVISLPVNAGIATALNVAIDRARELGATHVITLDQDSELGGDHVARLLELLERGASDGARVAGAVPGVVGGAPVLLGTDGEPFDPIQSGQLLPITLFDEIGGFNTELFIDAVDSEFTIRARQAGYRFLVDPELEMAHALGEAVPLHVMGRPLILLGKPRHVLYHSPWRTYYMVRNSVWLARRYGHGDPEWMRRRNRKMTEMLVGGILLAPDRMTQLRAARAGWKDGTKGTLGRIPEQLRLQFRRRV, from the coding sequence ATGACCACCAAGATCGTCGCCGTCGTTCCGGTGTTCGGGGCACCCGACACACTCCCGCAGACCATCGCACGCTTGGCCACGCAGGTTGACGCGGTCGTACTCGTGGACGACGGTTCGCACACCGTCGAGAGCATGAGATTCGGAGACAGCGTTTTCGTCATCTCTCTACCGGTGAATGCAGGCATCGCGACAGCTCTCAACGTGGCGATCGACCGCGCACGTGAACTCGGTGCGACACACGTGATCACCCTCGACCAGGACTCTGAGCTCGGTGGCGACCACGTCGCGCGCCTGTTGGAGCTGCTCGAACGAGGCGCGTCGGATGGGGCGCGCGTCGCGGGTGCCGTGCCCGGAGTCGTCGGCGGTGCCCCGGTGCTGCTGGGTACGGATGGCGAGCCCTTCGACCCGATTCAATCCGGCCAGCTCCTGCCGATCACGCTGTTCGATGAGATCGGCGGCTTCAACACCGAGCTGTTCATCGACGCGGTGGACTCGGAGTTCACGATCCGTGCCCGTCAAGCTGGCTACCGCTTCCTCGTAGATCCCGAGCTGGAGATGGCTCACGCTCTCGGCGAAGCAGTGCCGTTGCATGTCATGGGGCGCCCCCTGATCCTGCTGGGTAAGCCGCGGCATGTTCTATACCACTCGCCGTGGCGCACGTACTACATGGTCCGCAACAGCGTCTGGCTTGCGCGCCGTTACGGGCACGGAGATCCGGAATGGATGCGGAGGAGGAACCGCAAGATGACCGAGATGCTGGTCGGAGGTATTCTGCTCGCTCCCGACCGGATGACGCAGCTGCGTGCGGCGCGTGCCGGATGGAAGGATGGCACCAAGGGCACGCTCGGCCGGATCCCCGAGCAGTTGCGACTGCAGTTCAGGCGACGGGTGTGA
- the glf gene encoding UDP-galactopyranose mutase, with protein MDLLVVGSGFFGLTIAERAASAGRKVTVIDRRSHIGGNAYSEAEPETGIEVHRYGAHLFHTSNPTVWEYVNRFTTFTDYVHRVYTTHQGVVYPMPVNLGTINQFFQAAYTPDQARALVKEQAGEFDAKTAQNFEEKGIALVGRPLFEAFFRDYTAKQWQTDPQKLSGDIVSRLPVRYTYDNRYFSDTWEGLPTDGYTAWLERMADHPNIEVRLDVDYFDEAQPLNKAATVGQVPVVYTGPVDRYFDYAEGALSWRTLDFEQEVLDTSDFQGTSVMNYPDLDVPYTRIHEFKHFHPERKEIFDSDRTVIMREFSRFAERADEPYYPVNTPADREGLLAYRELAKGERDVHFGGRLGTYQYLDMHMAIGSALSMWRNDLAGESD; from the coding sequence ATGGATCTTCTCGTCGTCGGGTCGGGCTTCTTCGGCCTCACCATCGCCGAGCGTGCCGCATCCGCGGGCCGCAAGGTGACCGTCATCGACCGTCGCTCGCACATCGGAGGCAATGCCTACAGCGAAGCGGAGCCCGAGACGGGGATCGAGGTGCACCGTTACGGCGCGCATCTGTTCCACACGTCGAACCCGACCGTGTGGGAGTACGTCAACCGCTTCACGACGTTCACCGACTACGTCCACCGCGTGTACACCACCCACCAGGGCGTCGTGTATCCGATGCCGGTGAACCTCGGCACGATCAACCAGTTCTTCCAGGCGGCGTACACGCCCGACCAGGCTCGAGCGCTGGTCAAGGAGCAGGCCGGGGAGTTCGACGCCAAGACGGCCCAGAACTTCGAGGAGAAGGGCATCGCCCTCGTGGGACGCCCACTGTTCGAGGCGTTCTTCCGCGACTACACCGCGAAGCAGTGGCAGACCGACCCGCAGAAGCTCTCCGGCGACATCGTCAGTCGCCTGCCGGTGCGCTACACCTACGACAACCGCTACTTCAGCGACACGTGGGAGGGCCTGCCCACCGACGGTTACACGGCGTGGCTCGAGCGGATGGCCGATCACCCCAACATCGAGGTCAGGCTCGACGTCGACTACTTCGACGAGGCGCAGCCCCTGAACAAGGCGGCGACGGTCGGTCAGGTGCCCGTGGTCTACACCGGTCCGGTCGACCGCTACTTCGACTACGCCGAGGGCGCGCTCAGCTGGCGGACGCTCGACTTCGAGCAGGAGGTGCTCGACACCTCCGACTTCCAGGGCACCAGCGTGATGAACTACCCCGACCTCGACGTGCCTTACACGCGTATCCACGAGTTCAAGCACTTCCACCCTGAGCGCAAGGAGATCTTCGACTCCGACCGCACCGTGATCATGCGTGAGTTCTCGCGCTTCGCCGAGCGTGCCGACGAGCCGTACTACCCGGTGAACACCCCTGCCGACCGCGAGGGGCTGCTGGCGTACCGCGAGCTCGCGAAGGGCGAGCGCGACGTGCACTTCGGCGGACGCCTCGGCACCTACCAGTACCTCGACATGCACATGGCCATCGGGTCCGCTCTGTCGATGTGGCGCAACGACCTCGCGGGTGAGAGCGACTGA
- a CDS encoding ABC transporter permease has protein sequence MSTTTVGAPGTPQRYMHSLWLLSARDLKVRYATSFLGYVWSILDPLVMSLIYLLVFTFFFKKDVGAEPYIVFLIAGLLPWVWFNTATSDFTRAFRRDAKLVRSTAIPRSIWINRIVLSKGIEFLFSLPVLALFVIINMLVETDPARVAHIGWGALWLPVAIILQMTLLVGLGMLIAPLCVLFTDLERTTALILRALFYATPVIYSVQNLPEPFHAIVSFNPLTGIFMLYRAAFFPELLEMLPVVISAVMSLGILALGLWVFSVLERPVLKEL, from the coding sequence ATGAGCACGACCACGGTGGGGGCGCCGGGCACCCCGCAGCGCTACATGCACTCGCTGTGGCTGCTCTCGGCGCGCGATCTGAAGGTGCGCTACGCCACCAGCTTCCTGGGATACGTCTGGTCCATCCTCGATCCGCTGGTGATGAGCCTGATCTACCTGCTCGTGTTCACCTTCTTCTTCAAGAAGGATGTCGGCGCCGAGCCCTACATCGTCTTCCTCATCGCCGGGCTGCTGCCGTGGGTGTGGTTCAACACCGCCACCTCCGACTTCACCAGGGCGTTCCGCCGGGACGCCAAGCTGGTGCGCTCCACAGCCATCCCCCGGTCGATCTGGATCAACCGGATCGTGCTCAGCAAGGGCATCGAGTTCCTCTTCTCGCTGCCGGTGCTCGCGCTCTTCGTGATCATCAACATGCTCGTCGAGACCGATCCGGCCAGGGTTGCGCACATCGGCTGGGGTGCACTCTGGCTGCCGGTCGCGATCATCCTGCAGATGACGCTGCTGGTGGGACTCGGGATGCTGATCGCACCGCTCTGCGTGCTCTTCACCGACCTCGAACGCACCACCGCGCTGATCCTGCGGGCGTTGTTCTACGCCACGCCCGTCATCTACTCGGTGCAGAACCTTCCCGAGCCGTTCCACGCGATCGTGTCGTTCAACCCGCTCACCGGCATCTTCATGCTGTACCGCGCCGCGTTCTTCCCGGAACTTCTCGAGATGCTGCCCGTCGTGATCAGCGCCGTGATGAGCCTTGGAATCCTCGCGCTCGGTCTGTGGGTCTTCAGCGTTCTCGAGCGTCCCGTGCTGAAGGAGCTGTGA